CAAGCGCAATGACGACCCGGCCGCGATCTCGACCTTCCTGCATCCGGAACGAAAAGCGCGGCTCGCCGGGACCACGACCATCGGCCGGCACAAGATGAACGATCTCCTGGCCGCCTACCAGGCGGTCGTGGGCGTGGATTACGCCCTCAGCGGTAACCTGGGGATCGGGGCGAAGGTTCGCTGGTCAAAGTTCAGCGAATTTGACGGCGAGGAACTGTGGACGCAGCTCCGGAGCCACGCCTCGTCCGTGGGCCGTGGATTCGACGTCATGTACGGCATTTCGACCGACGAGCTTTCGATGGTCGGCGTCAGTCTGAACATGATGTACAGTTTCTGATGTGTGCGGAGCATGGCGAACAGCTACTTCAAAGGCCACGGCCTCGGCAATGAATACATCGTACTGGATCCGGATGAACTGACCTTTGCGTTGACACCCGCGCGCATCGCCAGGATCTGTAGTCGTCAGAAAGGTATTGGAAGCGACGGGGTCCTGACCCCGGAGGATTCCGATTCGGCGGACTTCGGCCTGCGGATCTGGAACCCGGACGGGAGCGAGGCGGAAACCTCGGGTAATGGACTGCGGATTTTCTCCCTCTACCTGCACGCCACGGGCAGGACGCGCAAGAAGTCGTTCACGGTGGAGACACGGGGCGGCACGGTGCGGGTCGAGACGCGACATGATCATCAGGTTGCATCTGTCGGGGCCGGATCAGAGAGCGCTGGGTCGGTGGGCGTGGAAAACCGGGTCGAAGCGACGGGCGCGGAGGATAAAAATGGACCGGTTAACGGCGCGACCGTGCACATGGGCCAGGCAACGTTCAGTCCGGAAGCGCTGCCCTGCACCTTCGAGGCCAAGGAACTGGTCGAGCAGCCGATCAACATCGCCGGTGAAGCACTGATCTTCACAGGAGTGAGCGTCGGTAATCCTCATTGCGTGGTGTTTCCTTTCCAGGATCGGCGGCGGGGGAGAGAAAACCCCAACAGGCAGGAGGTCGATCAGCTTCATCGGCAAGGTGACCGGATCTGTCACCGGGAGGATCTGCTTCGGCTGGGTCCCGCCCTTGAAACTCACGCGATCTTCCCACAAAGAACTAACGTCCAATTGGCCGAACCCACCGGTCCACATTCAATTCGGATCCTCATCTGGGAACGCGGCGTCGGCGAAACACCTTCGTCCGGATCGTCGGCCTGCGCGGCCGCAAGCGCCGCGGTGCGACTTGGCCTGGTCCGGTCGCCCGTGACCGTGGAATCACCTGGCGGGGAACTGCTCGTCGATGTGGACGAGGGGTTCAATCTGACACTGACCGGACCAGTAGATGAGGTGGCCCGTGGAACCATCAGTGCGCCGATGTTGCACAGTATTCTGGACACGGAGGATCAACTACAAACCACTTGACACAAAGGCGTCTGCGCTCTATATTTGGTTGCTGTTGTGACCGCGTTTTTTAGCATTGCGCGGACAACATTTTCCTCGGTAGCTCAATGGCAGAGCGGGTGGCTGTTAACCACTAGGTTGTTGGTTCGAATCCAACCCGAGGAGTTCCTCCTCCAAAAATGCCAGCTGTGTCAATCGAAGATTAGATTCCTCCCAAGGTGAGTAGTTCCCTTCCAGTATGAATTCTACGAATCTGTCCACTGTAGTGTGCCTGTAGCTGTACCAGCAGACCCCGATCACGCCGTGCTGTGCTCATAACGCTGCACGTTAATCTCTCCCGCGCGAGCACGCATTTGTGTAGCGTCGTACCACGCCTGCATCCTCAACAACATGTCCATGTTCACGTCGAAGGCCTTCTCAATGCGAAGGGCCATTTCCGCCGACAGAGCGGCGTTACTATTCAGCAGTGCAGAAAGAGTTGCTCTTCGGACGCCTAGAATCTCAGCAGCCTTCGTTACACTGAGGTCCAATTCCTCGATAATCTCTGAACGAATGAAATCACCCGGATGGGACGGAGTCATTTTAACAGTGATTCCGGTGGCAGTCATCAGTGGTAATCCTCCAGGTTCAATCGGTCGATGTAACCGTCCAATTCTTTAAAAGTTATTCGCCAATTACCTGAAACCGAAACGCTCCACACATCCTGCCTGTCTCCCGTGAGGCGGTGGAGCCGCCAGCCGGGAGGTGCATCTGCCACGAAGCTGTCGATATCCTCGGCCAAGACAAGAACAGTTAAGATTTTACGTACACGGGAAACCAGGTCTGATTTCACAAACCGGGGGTCGTTGTCTACTAGCAACCGACTTAGGCCTTTGTGACGTACCGATCGTATTACCATACCTAAGTGTACGGTAATACCGTTCGCTGTGCAAGTGCTTTCTGAAGACTCGGCCTTCGCGGAGAGGGGCGACAACTTTGCCCTCGGTCGATATTCTGCGACCGGAAGTCGCGTACCTACGGATATTCGCACACCTACCAGGCAAACACCGTTCCCATGAGCTGATCCGGGGCGTCCCGCAAAGTGTCGTAAATCCTTTTGGCTTCCCTGACCGGGACGACATCGCGGATCAGCGGTCCGATCTTGATCAACCCCCTGGCGACCAGGCGGCACATATTGTGTAAATCGTCTCGATCAAAATGACTGTTTTGCCTGATCCGGACCTCACGACCCTGTCCCAGATTGAAGGAATACGTCACTTTGTCCCGGCCGGCGATGAACAGCATCCTGCCTTGCGGACGCAACGCGGAGATCAGTTGGTCTTCCATACCCGGAACGCCGGCAAAATCCATCACGACGTTGAAAGCGGCCTCACCGACTTGCTGCTCCCATTGCTCCCCAGAAACATCCAGCACGACTTCCGCCGCGCCGATCTCTTTCGCGATCGCCAGCCGCCCCCCATCGATGTCGCAGATCGTAGCGCGCGCGCCCATGCCGGCGGCGACCTGCACGGCGACTTGACCGAGGATACCCGCGCCCACGATCAACACGCGTTCGCCCACGACGAGTTCTGCGTTGCGGCAGGTACGCATGGCGACACTGCAGATGCCCAGCAAGGCGGCCTCTGTAAGATCCATCGAATCGGGCAGCCTCACGAGCAGGCCGTCTTCCGGCATCACGGCATACTCGGCGTGGACTGCGCTCATATATAGCACGTCGCCGATCTTCAGTTCGCAGGCGTCCGGCCCGACCTCGATGACTTCCCCCACGTTCTGGTAGCCGTTGCCCCCGGTAGGCAGATCGCTGTCGGCGGGCGCGTAATTACCGCCAGTCAGCTGATTGCGTTCCGTACCGTTCGTCACGCCCGAGTAAATCGTCCTGGTCTTTACTTCGTTGCCCGATGGCCCTTCCGGGTCCGGCCAAACGTGTACGAGGACCTTCTGCCTTGTCTTGTCAGGCAAGCCCTGAAGACTCAGTGCACGCACGGCCCGACTCCTTCCTGGGATCAATTCTGTATATACCGAACTTCGTACACAATTTACCGACTTCGTACGCTATGTACCGCCTTCGAACGCTTACTT
Above is a genomic segment from Gemmatimonadota bacterium containing:
- a CDS encoding diaminopimelate epimerase, which translates into the protein MANSYFKGHGLGNEYIVLDPDELTFALTPARIARICSRQKGIGSDGVLTPEDSDSADFGLRIWNPDGSEAETSGNGLRIFSLYLHATGRTRKKSFTVETRGGTVRVETRHDHQVASVGAGSESAGSVGVENRVEATGAEDKNGPVNGATVHMGQATFSPEALPCTFEAKELVEQPINIAGEALIFTGVSVGNPHCVVFPFQDRRRGRENPNRQEVDQLHRQGDRICHREDLLRLGPALETHAIFPQRTNVQLAEPTGPHSIRILIWERGVGETPSSGSSACAAASAAVRLGLVRSPVTVESPGGELLVDVDEGFNLTLTGPVDEVARGTISAPMLHSILDTEDQLQTT
- a CDS encoding HigA family addiction module antitoxin, with translation MTATGITVKMTPSHPGDFIRSEIIEELDLSVTKAAEILGVRRATLSALLNSNAALSAEMALRIEKAFDVNMDMLLRMQAWYDATQMRARAGEINVQRYEHSTA
- a CDS encoding type II toxin-antitoxin system RelE/ParE family toxin, giving the protein MVIRSVRHKGLSRLLVDNDPRFVKSDLVSRVRKILTVLVLAEDIDSFVADAPPGWRLHRLTGDRQDVWSVSVSGNWRITFKELDGYIDRLNLEDYH
- a CDS encoding zinc-binding dehydrogenase, with amino-acid sequence MRALSLQGLPDKTRQKVLVHVWPDPEGPSGNEVKTRTIYSGVTNGTERNQLTGGNYAPADSDLPTGGNGYQNVGEVIEVGPDACELKIGDVLYMSAVHAEYAVMPEDGLLVRLPDSMDLTEAALLGICSVAMRTCRNAELVVGERVLIVGAGILGQVAVQVAAGMGARATICDIDGGRLAIAKEIGAAEVVLDVSGEQWEQQVGEAAFNVVMDFAGVPGMEDQLISALRPQGRMLFIAGRDKVTYSFNLGQGREVRIRQNSHFDRDDLHNMCRLVARGLIKIGPLIRDVVPVREAKRIYDTLRDAPDQLMGTVFAW